AAAATCTTCAAATTGCAGAAACGGCTACCTTTTTGAAAGTGCGATCACAAGCGCGTGTTTGTGATACGAAGTAAGAGATCATAGTTGCCGTTTTCAGATTGCTCTTCCTCAATCCTTTTTGCTGAGGCCACTACGGATTCACTGCAATATTCCAACTCGATTAATTGGAGTGTTGGGATTTCTCCAATGCCGCTAGGGATTTCCTCTAGATACCAGCAGTTATCTACACAGAGATGGCGGAGTCTAGGAAAGTTGGTCTCATCGGCTATCCAATGCACAAGACTCAAATGTTCAAGACGTAGAAACTGCAAAGAACAGAACACATCTCCATCTGCTACCTCCCACTCTTCATCACATGTCTCCTCGTCGCTTTCAAACGCATCTCCATCTGCTACCTCCCACTCCGCATTACATGTTAAACTTGCATGCACTTATCGTCAGCACTTCCAGCTTATGTAGTGCACACAAAGTTCTCATCACTCCTGAATTTATCACACACCCATTCACTTCCAATTTTCTGATATTACAAGGAAATAAAACTTTGGAACGACAATGGGAACCATCTGGAGTTCTGATAAAATTGCATGTTAATGTTTTGAGTCTGTGAAGATAGCTAAGATCAACTTCCATGGTTGTAGACCGAAAGTCATCACCAATCGCCAACTTCTTGATATTTGGAATGCTTTTGAAGAAACCATCCCTAGTTGATGCCTTAGTTACAATCGTAGTCGAAATCATTTGCAGCTTCTTCAGAACACTATTGTTCATTTCCTCATCTTTCAACAGCTCAAACACATACACCTTGAGATTTCTTAACTCAGAGAGCTGCTGCAGAGAAGTAGCTTTGTCGAGGAGGGATTGGAGCTGTGGATTGCTTTCAGCAACAATCCATCGTGTTTGTTGAGGATCAAGGATTCCTTCAAGAATGGTGATGAGGGGTTGAAGATTGTAAGCCATTTTTCTGATCTCAACAATTGTTTCAAATTGAAAGTGAACAATAAAAGATGATTGATCACATCAACTGAAATTCCTCACAACCAGCTCATTGTTGACCTTGAACAAACAATATCAAATTGTTATTTGATAGGAGGAATATATCAATTATGATTTGGCAAAGTAACATGCTACGATGTTGTTAAACTGAGATGTGATCTTGACAGAAGTGTCCATCGCAACAATtcgtaataataataaaataaaatagtgggGGTTAGTAAATGAAAAATCATACggagtaataataataaaataaaataaatgaaaaatcgtaataataataaaataaaatagggtTAGTAAATGAAAAAtcgtaataataataaaataaaataaaatagtgggGGGGTtagtaaatgaaaaataatgtgCTCAGATAGAACTTAGATATCTTCAACATATATATATCAGAGGGAGTGGGTAACCCACCACACATTAAAGTGGTTCATCACAGCAAATGCACCAGCCGGGAATCGAACCCGGGTCTGTACCGTGGCAGGGTACTATTCTACCACTAGACCACCGGTGCCATTGCTTAAAAGGTTTGTATATTCATTATTTCCATACATAACTAATTTTATCAAAACAATTTAAATTGTGCCGCTATCGTATTGTGTCGATGATTTTCTTATCGTCTCGTGTACAGATTTAGCCTTATAATGTCTTTGTAGAATCCAAAGACATATATGTACCatgaaaatttaaaagaaaaccATTAATAGAATTATAAGAGGAAACAACATAAATGGTCTTGAACCATGAATAAATTGTCATTTCATTCCAATCTTCGTTCCATAGTATAAAGAATGGCCTAATTGTAATTGACATGTCCTAGTCCATTGGAACTAAAATGTAGTTTTTCAGCGTAGATTAGATATTTTAGTTGCGCAGATGAATGCTAGGAAACTCATTACATTTGTCTCTGGTATTCTATATTTGATCTACCAAACTTTGATTTGACTCAGAACAGATAATGCAAAAGTGATTCAGTTTCAATAACTAAAGCTGCAGTTTCCATAGAGCACGATGGTGTACAAAATCAGTGGACTTTGAAGGATTCATCTTTCACTAAACTCGGTTCATATATCACTGTCACTAAAGATGGATGCACATAGATTAACAGAGGTCAGAGAATGTATGCTTTAAAAGCTCACAACAATGAAGAGCATTAATAAGCATGCTTTAGCATCACTTTCTAGCTAAGAGTCCTTTTCCCCCTTTCCCTCAATACGAAAAGCCACCACTCCAATTTGATCAGCAAATCTATTTAGTTGGAAACAccaaaatttggattttatccaACAAAATAGCATTCCTGGCATTGGACATACTGGCTCATACCTTCAGAAAATACGGAAGTTGGATGCTAGGTTACCGACTAAGAAGGTTATAAGAGGGCAGGTCCTCGAGGCGTACAATGTCTTCCTGGAGAAGCTCCATCTCCAGCTGATGGCGAGTAGCTTTCATCACAGTCTGAGAGTATCATGAAAAAGGGATTGTTACATATTTAAACACACACATGCAAGTCTTTGTTTAAATGAAGAAGATTCAGAGTGTATCAGTGCTAGCAAGTGAAAGTAGTTTAGTGAAGACATAATCAGCACCCCGTGGTTATATTTTTCAACCTATGCATGATCGATAGAAGTCCCCTCCCTATCTgaaccctatgggaagttgttTCTGACAAATTAGTAACAAACTTACATTGAAATCCATGTACGAAGCATGCATGTCGAGCCATTTATGGTCCATTAGCTTGAACGCGATGCAATATAGAAGGTCGAAAGCTGATTCATTATCTGCCAGAATGAGATGAAATCATTAAAAAGTGAAACTACATTTGGAGCGTCAAACAAGTTGAAAAGGAGTATGTGTATCTAATTAGTAAGGCATTTCCTGGCTAGCCAGTGTTTGCATAAGATATGAGCTACGATGGAAATATTTACCTGCAAGCAACTTCAAGAAGGTTGCTCCCACAAGTGTTCTGGGCTTTACTGCAAATATGACAAACAGATTACAGGACCAGCAAACAGGATAACTCATCTCAAATGTTTAACAATTTCCGTAAAGAGCACAAATTCAAGAACCTACTGGCTGctttataaaaattatagcTCAGCCTCTGGGAACTACATCAAACTATTACTGTAAGCTGACAAGGAATAAAAAGAAATACTCAAATTAAGGTTAAGTGTTGTCATTTAATTCCGGAGACTAACATAGGTTCAGACTGGTTGTGAATATTTTCAGGTGAATACAGAGAGGGTGCATCTTAATATCAGATGAAAAGAATTATTGGCTGGAAGAATTTGGAGGATTTAGATCACTTGAGGCAAGTATTTTCAGAAGAATTGGTCAAACAAGCACTCTATGGTTCAGTGATTTCCATTTGGCCTCAAATCATCCAACAAATTACCTGCTTCAAAGTCAAGCATCTGAATAAGCATGAATGTGATATTGACACCAGCTACGGCAAAGGGGTATTCCCACATTGCCCTATCACCCTCTTTCTTCTGAAGAAGATCCTGAAAAGATTTCTGTGAATAATATTGTGAGCTTTTGCcagaaaaaaattatactccgcTATAACATACAAAGTCCGAAGATCATGCACTAAAGTACAAGTGATAAATATGCCTTGCACGCATGCACAGACAGGTAGAACAAGATAGACAATGGAGATAGAAAACATACAGGAAAGTGCCTCGCAAAGTAtaacaaattttccaatgataTGAAACCACCACCCCTGAAATAATATGCTATAAGCCATTATACGATCAATTTGGTTCAAGCAATCCCAAAGGTCCAAGAGAATGATGGAATACCTAAAATCTGTCGATGGATCTTTCCCCTGCCAACCCATCTCCTTCCACCGTTCTGATATTAACCCGTGTAGTTGCTCTTCAGGAAAGGCAGCATGCCACAATGCCTTTAGAGCTTCCTATTAAAGAAAAAGACACATATACATGCTGAAGTTACTTAAAAAGGTTGTTTCTGCTTCAACTAAGGCCTGCAGATGTTACTCGAATAAACAAACTTCTTAGAAGTATGATGAACTACACCTGGTGCTTGGGATTAGAACTATCATAACCAATATTTATCCGGTTCTGTAGTCTGTGTAAACATTCTTCCTGATACATACAGTTACAGTACATCAGGATCTACTGAAACAGGTCCTAATCATGGATTGAACTTGATAGTGAAAAGCATTACAATAAAATACCACTATGAACATGTAGCCGTGATATAAAATCCACATGTTGCAGGTCCGAATCATGGGTTGAACTTGATAGTGAAAAGCATTATAAAATACCACTATGAACATGTAACCTTGATATAAAATCCACATGTTTAGGTGTCCCAGCAATAACAATATATGCAGGACCACCCAAGAAAAATAGGCATTCCAGAGTGTAACAACTAACAAGCAACACACATGTATTGCTAGCCACATTCTTTGTAGTACACcagatttatttaaatatacGATAATTCAAAGTAGACTCTATCATGACATTATCAGAGAGATGTAGATATCAAACAAGTTGAAATATATGCTGAATGATTTGCAAACATTGCTGTAATGGGGAGTAAAAGCAACACccacctaaaatgaaaaaacaaaatgaacTGAATAGTCCAACCAAGCCATATATTACCTGTGCGGGCGTCAACTCAAATGATGGATGATCCTCAAAATCTCTTTTTTGAGCACAAACACACGAAAGGCCTCTGCCTAGCCACGCAGAAGATCCTGCAACAACCTCAATtgtaataaaagaaataatagGAGAAAATATACACATTTTATATATTCATGTATTCCATTCTATGAAATATGCTAAGAATAAAGTGATACCCAACATGCTAGAATGATAGCTTTCAACCAATTTTTCAAGTACTCCATGTCTTTGATGATCCAATGTTTTATTTCTAGATTTTTAGATAAGTTAAAATAGTTCAGTTTAAATAATTCCGACTCGAGTATAAGATCCTCATCCGCATCCTCCCTCTAATATCACTAAACATAACACTGCTCACTGCACAAATAGATGATTCTACCTGGTAATCAATACTCAAGCCCACCCTATTTATAACTCGCAGCTCCATATAtaatgcatgtatcatattttACTGTAGAAGGATAGTGAATTGACTGTAAagtagaaaaacaaaaaaaaacaaacaaacttagagcatccactacactgtcccccaccgtcccttaaactactatttgagggcccgtactttattcctctatcccttaactaagggacggaacctgcaacgctccgtcccttaaccgtcccttattccgtcccttaaattactattcattcaatttcatttttttattttttttccaacccaattcaattaaaacaagcacactttattaaaaaacacacaacataaaaaaacacacaacataatttaaaatacaaatctggagaaaaaaaaaactactccgcagGCGAATCATCCTCaggaggcggtcgaggtggagggggagtcggaaggccaagtcgtgctgccatatgcacaactCCGTTCCACCAGGGTTAGAACAAACACACTTTACCgttagaattttttttccattcaatttcattttttatttttttctccaacccaattcaattaaaataaacacactttattaaaaaaacacacaacataaaaaaacacacaacataatttaaaatacaaatctggagaaaaaaaaactactccgcaggcgaatcatcctccggaggcggtcgaggtggagggggagtcggaaggccaagtcgtgctgccatatgcacaactCCGTTCCACCAGGGTTAGAACAAACACACTTTACCGTTAGAATTTTTttccattcaatttcattttttattttttttccaactcaattcaattaaaacaaacacactttaccgttagaattttttttccatttatttttatttttttttaaaaaaattgaattttgtaaaaaaaatatttattgcgtcagcacgtgacgacgcccactcgcgggccggcgagtgggcgtcacgcacgacgccgggtggcgccacgtcgcctaggcgcgtggcgagacggcccgtcgcttgtctcggcgacacgggacgcgggacggggcgcgggacgggacggcgagctgcaacgcgtcgcgcgacggacccgtctctccgggacgggTCGCGGGACGCGGCGCGACACGTAGTGGATGCTTACTGAAGCAAGCACAACAACCAAGGAGCTTTAGTTGAATATACAAAATCAGCTCAATCAAGCTACGAAAACCGAACCAGCAGCAAATTCATTGTATACAGTTTCTTAACACACGGAATGAAAAAAGCTTCGTAAAACAAAACAGAAATAAACATGAGAAAGCACGAAGTTCCTGGATTGCTGTGCTAAATTGCTAATCGGTAAAATTTTAAGTGCATCCATCCGTAGAAAAAACTATCGTAGCTTTTTGTCAATTAACTATACCAGATTTTCCAAAAACATTAACCTCACGCTTTGCGCATGATTATGTAAAATACCTAAACAGgcgtgtgtgtgtgagagagagagaggataaattaataaaagatcATTGAAAGAGCGAAAAGGATAACAGGAATGTACCAGTAGAATGACAGGCAGTTCCTTGATCGAGTCCTTGAGAAATTCGGCGCACCGCCACAAACgatcctccttctcctcctctgTCATCCATTTCTCCGCTGCACCGGCGCCTCAGTCGATTCTGAAATTCTCggtaaaatatactcctatccGAACTCAAAACCAGCTTCAACTCGACAGTGCTTTCCAATAAGACTTAAAATCTCGATAAACTGACACTGAATGTGGAACAGAGCTAGTCGGATTAGCCGATGCAGTTTCTCGAACAGTTAGCTATCAAGTAAAAGAGAGGTGGCTTGGTTAGGATCAAGATCTACAACACACCAATCAAATGacaaaaaagaattttaaacaaaaaaaccTCTGCGGTTTATTGGCATTATGCGCctgaatattaaatattatgagTAGTGTTGATGTTGTCGTGATTGTATCAGCTTCTTCAGTCCTTCAAATATACTCGCGCGcagatctctctctctctctagaagtttatgtatattttttttctctgaGATTCTGGCTGGTGTAGTTCTGTTAAGTTTGGTGGCCTGCTGTGCCTCTGTTTGTTTGAGAGATAtcgagagacagagagagatcATTATATGAATTTAATGATCTGGCTTcggtatatttaaaaattaaaaattactaatgctactaattttttatatttggaatCAAATAATAGGAATAGTAAATAATTGGTGatgaatatttaaaatacaTGTGACGATAATTGGTTGATTCGATTCATATCCCTAGAGACCACTATATATCATCATAAAGTGAAAACTATGTACTGTATTGCACAAATAGTTTAATTTTCCCTAATGCATATTTAGACAGTGCATgtcaaaaaaatataatgataGTGGGCCTGCAGAGTGGTGCTCAAATAGTCATTTCTGTTTCATGTTAGAATATCTAAATATAGTTGTACATCGCAATTAAATAGGAATACCTGGTCTCACATATAAAATAGttggaaaaaggagaaaaaaatatactattgtcattattattattattattattattattattattatcatgcTAATGAGATTAACttgtcattattattattattattattattattattattattattattattattattattattattatcatgcTAGTGAGATTAACTTGATTTTAGTCATTTTACTTTATAGATAGAGACATAGAGTCTTGTAATTCACATATGATATCATTATGCTATGTAGTTGAGCAATACTTATATGCTTATGCTATCATATGCTCTGTAGTTGAGCAATATATGCTAGTATATATTATTCTCATATGCATGACATACATACATGAAAGATTTCATATATATATTCCATATTTCAATTTGTAATGGATTAATTTAGTTTATAGGATAATACTTGAAAGTGTAGTTAAAATAGTCAATCCGTCACATGGTATGTTGAGGGCCTTGTCATGATGTGTTACACTTAAATTAAAGTAAATTAGACCCTACACACACATGCACTGTGGAATGTATTATCATCCAAGTCTACTCAAATTTGATAGTGCTCCATTTCATAACACGCATGATTTGATTTCTCTATATGTATATGCGATTCGAGCAATAAGTACATCACTACATACGTTGTTATCTTCTACATCTAGGGTGATTTGTCTAATGTTTGGATGGATTGATTACATATAGAAAcctgataaaataaaattcaatcatAAAATAGGCTGTGTCCCTTATACTGCTTatataattaactaattaattactatATTTTGATTGATCTAATAATGAATAGCATATCACAGATTGTTGGACCTCAAAATATGACgaaatttaattattagtgGTTAGTACttttagtgattttttttagaatCTATATAAAACATTGAAAGGTACGACACCATCTGTTTTCCAATTAGACTGGGTCAAACTCTGTGCACGCTGCTCATGTTTGTACCTTTAtcaaataaattatgaaaaatacACTTTGAATTCAGGCATATtccatatttttcaaaagtctGAAAAATAAACTATGAACTTAGAGTTTTTCACAATTATCCCATCATTCCCTTTTACGACGAATTATGCGATAATGTGACAGTTGGTTTGTAAGACGTGGACAAAACGTCATTTCGACCTAATTAAACGTTTTGGCCactgtttgttttgttttatgtgtttTAAAATGCAAATACGCTTTGGTATTATATAGGTATAGATTCATTCGATTGGGGTTTAATTTCAACAGTATTAAAAAGACGCATTATAACCGAATTATTAGATGAACGACGAACAATGTGCTTATAATAAGGTCATAATACCTAAATGGTCGATAACTTCATTTCGAACTCATAATTGCGTTAATTTAAGACCATTCAATTTATCGCTTTACAGGTAAGACGATGGCATATATCGTTTTTGGACAATTTATTCAAGAAAAATTGGATATTAATGGAAGCCTACCcttcttcattttcatttttagtttcgCGTTTCAGAATATTTTTAGGGGGTTCGAGAATATATATAGTTGAATGGTCATGATTTTCAGTTTCGGAAGGATCATACATATATTATTGAAATAGAGATAGGGATCGAGACATACAAGCAAAAATAAATTGTATGCATAAATTGATTGATGATACAGGTCTGGTTCACCCTTGAGGAAACATCTTAATTTTCAGGTCCAACTTTTAGTCATTGTATGCCAAATCAGATACAACTTAAACCCCACATCAAATAATAATGAGACAGCAAAAGTTTGAGGATTTAATAATTGAATTACTTTTGAAGTAGGAGTAATAGTTAAACTTACATGTAAAATCAATATCTAAATATGTGTGTGACTGGGTGGTCCACAAATTCTGCACAACTAGAAGAAGGCAACACATTTGACCCTTTCTAATCAATTTGAAATATGTGTTTACTACTACTCCCACTTAAAAAGTTCAAACTAACATCAACTTCAAAgggaaattataaaaaacatgGTCTCTTTTTAGAAgcaaataatactactattaaataaaaaaaaaggaacaaaGAGTGTCACACAATCTCAGCACACATCATTCATGCAAGCATAGTTATAGACTTCATAGTACTACTAAAAT
This sequence is a window from Salvia splendens isolate huo1 chromosome 5, SspV2, whole genome shotgun sequence. Protein-coding genes within it:
- the LOC121805897 gene encoding ELMO domain-containing protein C-like, whose product is MDDRGGEGGSFVAVRRISQGLDQGTACHSTGSSAWLGRGLSCVCAQKRDFEDHPSFELTPAQEECLHRLQNRINIGYDSSNPKHQEALKALWHAAFPEEQLHGLISERWKEMGWQGKDPSTDFRGGGFISLENLLYFARHFPKSFQDLLQKKEGDRAMWEYPFAVAGVNITFMLIQMLDFEAVKPRTLVGATFLKLLADNESAFDLLYCIAFKLMDHKWLDMHASYMDFNTVMKATRHQLEMELLQEDIVRLEDLPSYNLLSR